From Pongo pygmaeus isolate AG05252 chromosome 1, NHGRI_mPonPyg2-v2.0_pri, whole genome shotgun sequence, one genomic window encodes:
- the DNAJC16 gene encoding dnaJ homolog subfamily C member 16 isoform X2, with protein MTRRYNINIYAPTLLVFKEHINKPADVIQARGMKKQIIDDFITQNKYLLAARLTSQKLFHELCPVRRSHRQRKYCVVLLTAETTKLSKPFEAFLSFALANTQDTVRFVHVYSNRQQEFAGTLLPDGEAFQGKSAVSILERRNTAGRVVYKTLEDPWTGSESDKFILLGYLDQLRKDPALLSSEAVLPDLTDELAPVFLLRWFYSACDYISDCWDSIFHNNWREMMPLLSLIFSALFILFGTVIVQAFSDSSDERESSPPDKEEAQEKTGKTEPSFTKENSSKIPKKGFVEVTELTDVTYTSNLVRLRPGHMNVVLILSNSTKTSLLQKFALEVYTFTGSSCLHFSFLSLDKHREWLEYLLEFAQDAAPIPNQYDKHFMERDYTGYVLALNGHKKYFCLFKPQKTVEEEEAIGSCSDVDSSLYLGESRGKPSCGLGSRPIKGKLSKLSLWMERLLEGSLQRFYIPSWPELD; from the exons GCCCGAGGTATGAAGAAGCAAATCATTGACGACTTCATCACCCAAAACAAATATCTATTGGCAGCCAGGCTCACCAGCCAGAAGTTGTTCCATGAACTCTGCCCTGTGAGACGGTCGCATCGACAGAGGAA GTACTGTGTGGTTTTATTGACTGCTGAGACTACCAAGTTGAGCAAACCCTTTGAGGCTTTCCTGTCCTTTGCCCTGGCAAACACTCAAGACACAGTGAgatttgtgcatgtatacagCAATCGGCAGCAGGAGTTTGCCGGCACCTTACTACCAGACGGTGAGGCGTTTCAAGGGAAATCAGCG GTGTCTATTTTAGAAAGGCGCAACACAGCAGGAAGGGTGGTGTATAAAACCCTGGAAGACCCTTGGACTGGGAGTGAGAGTGACAAATTTATCCTCTTGGGCTATCTCGACCAGCTGCGTAAAGATCCAGCTCTTCTGTCCTCTGAAGCAGTGCTTCCCGACCTGACCGATGAACTTGCCCCT GTTTTTCTCCTTCGATGGTTCTACTCTGCTTGTGACTACATCTCAGACTGCTGGGATAGCATTTTTCACAACAACTG GCGGGAAATGATGCCCCTGCTGTCCCTGATCTTCTCTGCCCTCTTCATCCTCTTCGGCACTGTCATCGTTCAGGCTTTCAG CGACTCTAGTGATGAGCGAGAGTCAAGCCCTCCAGATAAAGAGGAAGCCCAAGAGAAGACTGGGAAGACTGAGCCAAGCTTCACCAAAGAAAACAGCAG CAAGATTCCTAAAAAAGGCTTTGTGGAGGTAACTGAACTCACAGATGTAACATACACCAGTAACTTGGTACGTCTGAGGCCAGGCCACATGAATGTGGTCCTCATCCTGTCAAATTCTACCAAGACCAGCCTACTACAGAAATTTGCTTTGGAGGTCTACACATTTACTGG GAGCAGCTGCCTACACTTCTCCTTCCTGAGTCTAGATAAACACAGAGAATGGCTAGAATACTTATTAGAATTTGCTCAAGATGCAGCTCCAATCCCAAACCAATATGATAAGCATTTCATGGAGCGTGACTACACTGGTTATGTACTGGCTCTGAATGGCCACAAGAAATACTTCTGCCTCTTCAAGCCCCAAAAAACAGTCGAAGAGGAGGAAGCCATAGGGTCGTGCAGTGATGTTGACTCTTCCCTCTACCTGGGTGAATCTCGAGGGAAACCTTCCTGTGGCCTTGGATCCAGGCCCATCAAAGGAAAGTTAAGCAAGCTCTCCTTATGGATGGAACGCCTGCTGGAGGGCTCCTTACAGAGGTTTTAtatcccatcatggcctgaactagacTGA
- the AGMAT gene encoding guanidino acid hydrolase, mitochondrial, which translates to MLRLLASGCARGPGPGVGVRPAAGLCHPGRRQSRQASDAPRNQPPSPEFVARPVGVCSMMRLPVQTSPEGLDAAFIGVPLDTGTSNRPGARFGPRRIREESVMLRTVNPSTGALPFQSLMVADLGDVNVNLYNLQDSCQRIQEAYEKIVAAGCIPLTLGGDHTITYPILQAMAKKHGPVGLLHVDAHTDTIDKALGEKLYHGAPFRRCVDEGLLDCKRVVQIGIRGSSTTLDPYRYNRSQGFRVVLAEDCWMKSLVPLMGEVRQQMGGKPIYISFDIDALDPAYAPGTGTPEIAGLTPSQALEIIRGCQGLNVVGCDLVEVSPPYDLSGNTALLAANLLFEMLCALPKVTTV; encoded by the exons ATGCTGAGGCTGCTGGCGTCCGGGTGCGCCCGGGGCCCGGGGCCCGGCGTGGGCGTGCGTCCTGCCGCAGGGCTCTGCCACCCGGGGCGCCGCCAGAGCCGCCAGGCTTCCGACGCTCCCCGGAACCAGCCCCCCAGCCCCGAGTTCGTGGCCCGGCCGGTGGGCGTCTGCTCCATGATGCGCCTGCCGGTGCAGACCTCACCCGAGGGGCTGGACGCTGCCTTCATCGGGGTGCCCCTGGATACTGGGACCTCCAACCGGCCTGGGGCGAG ATTCGGACCTCGCCGCATCCGGGAAGAATCAGTGATGCTTCGGACAGTCAATCCTAGCACGGGGGCCCTCCCCTTCCAGTCCCTCATGGTTGCAGACCTAGGCGATGTGAATGTCAATCTTTACAACCTTCAGGACAGCTGCCAGCGAATTCAAGAGGCCTATGAGAAAATTGTAGCAGCTGGCTGTATTCCTCTGACCTTGG GTGGAGATCACACAATCACATATCCCATATTGcaagcaatggcaaaaaa GCATGGCCCAGTGGGGCTGCTGCATGTGGATGCGCACACGGACACGATCGACAAGGCCCTAGGAGAGAAGCTCTACCACGGGGCGCCCTTCCGCCGGTGTGTGGATGAGGGTCTCCTGGACTGTAAGCGTGTGGTGCAGATTGGCATCCGGGGCTCTTCCACGACCTTGGATCCCTACAGATACAACCGGAGCCAG GGCTTCCGGGTAGTCCTGGCTGAAGACTGCTGGATGAAGTCGCTGGTTCCTCTGATGGGGGAAGTCAGGCAGCAGATGGGAGGCAAACCCATTTATATCAGCTTTGATATTGACGCTCTGGATCCTGCCTATGCGCCAGGGACAGGAACACCTGAAATTGCTGGTCTCACTCCTAGTCAG GCTCTGGAGATCATCAGGGGTTGTCAAGGCCTGAACGTGGTGGGCTGTGATCTTGTCGAAGTTTCACCACCATATGATCTTTCTG ggaacacagccctgctggcGGCTAACCTGCTGTTTGAGATGCTGTGTGCTCTCCCCAAAGTGACAACCGTCTGA